The sequence TTCTTTAACTTGATCAATAGATGTGTCATATGAAACAGAGAAAACACAATCTACTCTCCTTTCAGCATTAGCTCCAGCGTTAACAATAACCTCTCCAGAAAGTTTACCATTAGGAACAACAACAAATTTGTTGTCTACAGTGTGTAAAACAGTATAAAGGAAAGTAATTCTTTGAACAGTTCCTTCGACGCTACAAGAGATTATATAATCACCTTTAGTGAAATATCTAGAAGCAAGAATTTGCATACCACCAGCAAGGTCAGATAAACTTCCTTTTAAGGCAAGTCCAATACCGATACCAATAGATCCAAGAAGTGCTAATATAGATGTCATTTCAATACCAAGTATTTGAATAACATTTAAAGCATAAAAGATAATTATTAAAATATTTAAAAATGACTGTAAAAAGTGTATTAAAAGCTCATCAAGTTTTTTAAGTGATAAAAACTTATTAAAAGCTTTCATAATAAACCCT comes from Cetobacterium somerae ATCC BAA-474 and encodes:
- a CDS encoding mechanosensitive ion channel family protein — its product is MEQTLTTFINEFTAALAKSAPILIKKLIFLAILWVTYRPVQGFIMKAFNKFLSLKKLDELLIHFLQSFLNILIIIFYALNVIQILGIEMTSILALLGSIGIGIGLALKGSLSDLAGGMQILASRYFTKGDYIISCSVEGTVQRITFLYTVLHTVDNKFVVVPNGKLSGEVIVNAGANAERRVDCVFSVSYDTSIDQVKE